In Serratia marcescens subsp. marcescens ATCC 13880, a single genomic region encodes these proteins:
- a CDS encoding MarR family winged helix-turn-helix transcriptional regulator: protein MGSEKKDRHSGRRGMGLPNGALYRMTEVVRHREKRLSALLALQGLSLHEWRALRILYSFPGDVAMSEVIAHSQTDRTALGRTITQLVNRGWVARFPDPEDKRAVYLRVMPASRPIFDQARQWVADYDAQLMACLDDAGLSALDDALRRMMLFIETA from the coding sequence ATGGGTTCTGAAAAAAAAGACAGGCATAGCGGCCGACGGGGAATGGGATTGCCCAATGGTGCGCTTTACAGGATGACTGAGGTGGTGCGTCACCGCGAAAAACGGCTGTCTGCGTTACTCGCTTTGCAAGGACTCAGCCTCCATGAGTGGCGCGCGTTGCGCATTCTCTACAGTTTTCCGGGCGACGTGGCCATGAGTGAGGTGATCGCGCATTCGCAGACCGATCGCACCGCGCTAGGCCGTACGATCACCCAACTGGTTAATCGGGGGTGGGTCGCGCGCTTCCCCGATCCGGAAGATAAGCGCGCGGTATATCTGCGCGTCATGCCGGCGTCTCGTCCCATTTTTGACCAGGCGAGGCAATGGGTGGCGGATTATGACGCACAGCTGATGGCCTGTCTGGACGATGCCGGGCTCAGTGCCCTGGATGA
- the mtfA gene encoding DgsA anti-repressor MtfA, giving the protein MIKWPWKATQPSQPQADIEAQWQDALAIPLLSPLNEQERQRLVAVAGQILQQKRIVPLQGLQLTSQMQARIALLFALPVLELGAECLDGFNEILLYPTPFVVEDEWQDEIGLVHSGPVVQSGQSWEQGPIVLNWQDVQDSFDLSGFNLVIHEAVHKLDMRNGGVATGVPPIPLREVAAWEHDLHAAMESLQDEIDMVGEEAASMDAYAATDAAECFAVLSEYFFSAPELLAERFPALYQHFCRFYRQDPLARLLRGQAENDAQWTD; this is encoded by the coding sequence ATGATTAAATGGCCGTGGAAAGCGACTCAACCCTCTCAACCCCAGGCAGACATCGAGGCCCAGTGGCAGGACGCGCTGGCGATCCCGCTGCTCTCGCCGCTGAATGAGCAGGAGCGGCAGCGGCTGGTGGCCGTCGCCGGGCAGATCTTGCAGCAAAAGCGCATCGTGCCGCTGCAGGGGCTGCAGCTCACCTCGCAAATGCAGGCGCGCATCGCCCTGCTGTTCGCCTTGCCGGTGCTGGAACTCGGCGCGGAGTGTCTCGACGGCTTCAACGAAATTCTGCTCTACCCCACCCCGTTCGTGGTGGAAGACGAATGGCAGGACGAGATCGGCCTGGTGCACTCGGGGCCGGTGGTGCAGTCCGGCCAAAGCTGGGAACAGGGGCCGATCGTGCTCAACTGGCAAGACGTGCAGGACTCTTTCGATCTCTCTGGTTTCAATCTGGTGATCCACGAAGCGGTGCACAAGCTGGATATGCGCAACGGCGGCGTCGCCACCGGCGTGCCGCCGATCCCGCTGCGCGAGGTGGCCGCCTGGGAACATGATCTGCATGCCGCGATGGAAAGCCTGCAGGACGAGATCGACATGGTCGGCGAAGAGGCCGCCAGCATGGATGCCTACGCCGCCACCGATGCGGCCGAGTGCTTCGCCGTGCTGTCGGAGTATTTCTTCAGCGCTCCCGAACTGCTGGCCGAACGCTTCCCGGCGCTGTATCAGCACTTTTGCCGCTTCTACCGCCAGGATCCGCTGGCGCGCCTGCTGCGCGGCCAGGCGGAAAACGACGCGCAATGGACTGATTGA
- a CDS encoding UbiD family decarboxylase, protein MSLLDCALDFRHFIEELRRRNDLVDVHQAVSADLEIAAVCRRVYEQRLSAPLFHHVAGAMPGARILGAPAGMLASAEHAYSRLALHFGLPPESSPRDIVAAIRRAVKAEPFAPDYCSTGPVKENIWRGDEVDLERFPVPLLHERDGGRYFGTYGFHVVQSPDGKWHSWGVGRLMMLDRNRLTGPAIPTQHIGMIREMWRREGKPTPWAMVLGAPPAAVAVAGMPLPAGVSEPDYVGALLGKSVTLTQAETNDLWVPANAEIVLEGEISLTETALEGPMGEYHGYQHQQGHEQPVFHVRAVTFRDDPILPICVAGTPPEENHTIWGTMISAQLLETLQSAALPVDFVWCSYEAATCWAVVSVDIEKLAGMNTTAADFAGKVAEVVFGSHAGYLIPKLILVGNDIDIVDIDQVVWALATRSHPARDHFIFPDVREFPMVPYLTEEDKARGSGGKAIINCLFPEQFSGVTRAGTASYRHSYPEQVRAKVEANWKQYGF, encoded by the coding sequence ATGAGTTTGCTCGATTGCGCACTGGATTTTCGTCACTTCATTGAGGAATTGCGTCGCCGAAACGATTTGGTCGACGTGCATCAGGCCGTTTCCGCCGACCTGGAGATAGCGGCTGTCTGCCGCCGGGTCTATGAGCAACGGCTTTCGGCTCCGCTATTTCATCATGTGGCGGGCGCGATGCCGGGAGCCCGCATCCTCGGCGCGCCGGCCGGCATGCTCGCTTCTGCGGAACATGCCTATTCTCGCCTCGCCCTCCATTTTGGGCTGCCGCCAGAGAGCTCCCCGCGGGATATTGTGGCGGCGATTCGCCGGGCGGTGAAGGCGGAGCCGTTTGCGCCGGATTATTGCTCGACCGGCCCGGTGAAAGAGAATATTTGGCGTGGTGACGAGGTTGATCTGGAACGTTTCCCGGTGCCGCTGTTGCATGAACGGGATGGCGGGCGCTATTTCGGCACCTACGGGTTCCATGTCGTGCAATCCCCGGACGGAAAGTGGCATAGCTGGGGCGTCGGCAGACTCATGATGCTCGATCGCAATCGTCTCACCGGCCCGGCAATCCCCACCCAGCACATCGGCATGATCCGTGAAATGTGGCGCCGAGAAGGGAAACCTACGCCGTGGGCGATGGTGCTCGGGGCGCCGCCTGCCGCGGTGGCGGTCGCGGGGATGCCGTTGCCGGCCGGCGTCAGTGAGCCTGACTATGTCGGCGCGCTGCTCGGTAAAAGCGTCACGCTCACCCAAGCGGAAACCAACGATCTCTGGGTGCCGGCCAATGCGGAAATTGTGCTGGAAGGTGAAATCAGCCTGACGGAGACGGCGCTGGAAGGGCCGATGGGGGAGTATCACGGCTATCAACACCAGCAAGGCCATGAACAGCCGGTGTTCCATGTGCGTGCGGTAACGTTTCGCGATGACCCCATTTTGCCGATTTGCGTCGCCGGCACGCCGCCGGAAGAAAATCATACGATCTGGGGCACCATGATATCAGCTCAATTGCTGGAAACCCTGCAGAGCGCGGCCTTGCCCGTTGACTTTGTCTGGTGTTCCTATGAGGCGGCGACCTGTTGGGCGGTGGTCTCCGTCGATATCGAAAAACTGGCCGGAATGAATACCACCGCGGCGGATTTTGCCGGCAAGGTGGCGGAGGTGGTCTTCGGCTCGCATGCGGGCTACCTGATCCCCAAACTGATCCTGGTCGGCAATGACATTGATATTGTCGATATCGATCAGGTGGTTTGGGCGTTGGCCACGCGCTCACATCCGGCGCGCGATCATTTTATTTTCCCGGACGTACGTGAGTTCCCGATGGTGCCGTACCTGACGGAAGAAGACAAGGCGCGCGGCAGCGGCGGCAAAGCCATCATCAACTGCCTGTTCCCCGAGCAGTTCAGCGGCGTAACACGTGCGGGTACCGCCTCTTACAGGCACTCTTATCCTGAACAGGTCAGGGCAAAAGTCGAGGCTAATTGGAAACAGTATGGGTTCTGA